In a genomic window of Agarivorans albus:
- a CDS encoding OmpA family protein: protein MKNKIAVVLALVGAASLSGCSTPPEGDIRVLCPIIGGAFGSVAGGGGMVAGVIGGALVCSNPDLDGDGVANSVDECPDTPAGAIVDERGCEIVEEVVVEEVVVVEEEIVEEVVVVAAAAAVLIPESCEQYVMVEDDKVVGFEHILFGFNKDEYDADEQAKVDCIAKTVIANDLKIDVAGHTDNIGSDEYNYELSKRRAHNVGVALLAAGVTRDAAVEEGKGIAAPIASNATEEGRAHNRRVEVRVYN from the coding sequence ATGAAAAATAAGATTGCAGTGGTATTAGCGCTAGTTGGCGCAGCTTCATTATCAGGGTGTTCAACTCCTCCTGAAGGAGATATTAGGGTTTTGTGTCCGATTATCGGTGGTGCCTTTGGCTCTGTTGCTGGTGGTGGTGGCATGGTTGCCGGTGTTATCGGTGGCGCGTTGGTTTGTTCTAATCCAGATTTAGACGGTGATGGTGTGGCTAATAGCGTTGATGAGTGCCCCGATACACCAGCAGGCGCAATAGTCGACGAACGCGGTTGCGAAATTGTCGAAGAAGTTGTTGTAGAAGAAGTGGTTGTTGTTGAGGAAGAGATTGTAGAAGAGGTGGTCGTGGTTGCTGCAGCAGCTGCAGTACTAATTCCTGAGTCTTGCGAACAATATGTCATGGTTGAAGATGACAAAGTGGTTGGCTTTGAACATATCTTATTTGGCTTCAACAAAGACGAATACGATGCTGATGAACAAGCTAAAGTTGATTGTATCGCTAAAACCGTTATAGCAAATGACTTAAAAATTGATGTAGCGGGTCATACCGACAACATTGGTAGTGATGAATACAATTATGAGCTTAGCAAACGCCGTGCACATAATGTTGGAGTTGCTTTACTTGCTGCAGGTGTAACCAGAGATGCAGCGGTTGAAGAAGGCAAAGGCATTGCTGCACCAATTGCTTCTAACGCTACCGAAGAAGGTCGCGCG
- the yaaA gene encoding peroxide stress protein YaaA, with amino-acid sequence MLAVISPAKTLDFSSELASYSSSRPELLEHSAELIDVARQLSPADIASLMKISDKLAGLNAARFAEWTKDLPEDLARPAVFAFKGDVYTGLDAASLSAEQLDYAQQHLRILSGLYGLLRPMDLMMAYRLEMGIKLANERGANLYQFWGEIITDKLNQALAEQGDNILVNLASNEYFKAVKPKLLNGTVITPVFKDQKNGQYKIISFYAKKARGLMARYMFDKQVTSLEQLSQFDYQGYYFDEASSDASTLVFLRDEA; translated from the coding sequence ATGTTAGCGGTTATTTCACCAGCTAAAACCTTGGATTTTAGTTCTGAGTTAGCGAGTTACTCATCTTCTCGCCCTGAGCTGCTTGAGCATAGTGCCGAGCTAATCGATGTGGCTAGGCAGTTAAGCCCAGCCGACATCGCTAGCTTAATGAAAATTAGTGATAAGTTGGCAGGCTTAAACGCTGCCCGTTTTGCTGAATGGACCAAGGACTTACCAGAAGATTTGGCTCGCCCAGCGGTGTTTGCCTTTAAAGGTGATGTATACACGGGCTTAGATGCAGCCAGCTTAAGCGCTGAGCAATTAGACTATGCTCAGCAGCATTTGCGGATCTTGTCCGGCCTTTATGGTTTGTTGCGTCCCATGGATTTGATGATGGCTTATCGCTTAGAAATGGGAATTAAGCTTGCCAACGAAAGAGGGGCAAACCTGTATCAGTTTTGGGGCGAGATTATCACCGATAAACTGAATCAAGCCTTAGCCGAGCAGGGCGACAATATTCTGGTTAACTTAGCCTCTAATGAGTACTTTAAAGCGGTTAAACCCAAGCTTTTAAATGGTACGGTTATTACCCCAGTGTTTAAAGATCAAAAGAACGGTCAGTATAAGATCATTAGCTTTTACGCCAAAAAAGCCCGTGGCTTAATGGCTCGCTATATGTTCGATAAGCAGGTCACCAGCTTAGAACAACTGAGCCAGTTTGATTATCAAGGTTACTATTTTGATGAAGCTAGCTCGGATGCTAGCACTTTGGTCTTTTTACGTGACGAAGCGTAA
- a CDS encoding PilT/PilU family type 4a pilus ATPase: MLLDELLSDMSERKASDLYLSVGVPPSAKVSGRLMPLNEQKLMPEHVMDMLAAIRTEAQLEAFVTGREANFAIARQGLGRYRVSAFYQREQPSMVIRRIETDIPSFEQLQLPQILKEVGMSKRGLILFVGATGAGKSTTQASMIDYRNHNSSGHILTIEDPVEFMHKHAGCIVNQREVGIDTPSFDEALKNSLRQAPDVILIGEIRTRETMEFALQFSETGHLCMATLHANNANQALDRIMHLVPEERHRQLCFDLSFNLRAIVAQQLVPTKDGNGRRGVFEILLNTPLAADLIRKGDMHKLKELMSKSREQGMLTFDQSLFELFESGVIGYTEAIAHADSPNDLRLMIKLHGTEKSNNLDSGMLDGVTVDF, from the coding sequence ATGTTACTCGATGAGCTATTAAGCGACATGTCGGAGCGTAAAGCATCCGATTTGTATCTATCAGTTGGGGTGCCACCTAGCGCTAAAGTGAGTGGCCGTTTAATGCCACTGAATGAGCAAAAACTAATGCCAGAACATGTCATGGATATGCTAGCTGCCATTCGCACAGAGGCTCAGCTAGAAGCTTTTGTTACTGGTCGTGAGGCAAACTTTGCCATCGCTCGCCAAGGCTTGGGCCGTTACCGTGTGAGTGCTTTTTATCAACGCGAACAGCCAAGCATGGTAATTCGTCGTATTGAAACTGATATTCCAAGTTTTGAGCAGCTTCAGTTGCCGCAAATTCTCAAAGAAGTAGGTATGTCGAAACGTGGTTTGATTCTGTTTGTTGGTGCTACCGGTGCCGGTAAGTCAACCACTCAGGCCAGTATGATTGATTATCGTAATCACAATTCAAGTGGGCATATTCTTACCATTGAAGACCCGGTGGAATTTATGCACAAACATGCTGGCTGTATTGTTAATCAGCGTGAAGTGGGCATTGACACGCCATCGTTTGATGAAGCCTTGAAAAACTCATTGCGCCAAGCACCCGATGTGATTTTGATTGGTGAGATCCGTACTCGTGAGACCATGGAGTTTGCTTTGCAATTCTCTGAAACGGGTCACTTATGTATGGCTACCTTGCACGCCAACAATGCTAACCAAGCCCTAGACCGGATTATGCACTTGGTGCCAGAAGAGCGTCATCGCCAACTGTGTTTTGACTTATCATTCAACCTACGTGCGATTGTGGCTCAGCAGTTAGTGCCAACCAAAGATGGTAATGGCCGTCGCGGGGTATTTGAAATTTTACTTAATACACCTTTAGCCGCGGATCTAATTCGTAAAGGTGATATGCATAAGCTCAAAGAGTTAATGAGTAAATCTCGCGAGCAGGGCATGTTAACCTTTGACCAAAGTTTGTTTGAGTTGTTTGAAAGTGGCGTAATTGGCTATACCGAAGCTATTGCCCATGCTGATTCACCTAACGATCTTCGTTTGATGATTAAATTGCATGGCACCGAAAAATCGAATAATTTAGACAGCGGAATGTTAGACGGTGTTACCGTCGATTTTTAA
- a CDS encoding type IV pilus twitching motility protein PilT, whose product MDVTELLAFSVKHNASDLHLSAELPPMIRVDGEVRKINVPALEHKQVHSLIYDIMNDKQRKEYEENLEIDFSFEVPGVARFRVNAFQQSRGAAAVFRTIPSEVLSLEQLGAPAIFRQIAEHPRGLVLVTGPTGSGKSTTLAAMIDYINEQRHEHILTIEDPIEFVHKNKNCLINQREVHRDTHSFNNALRSALREDPDIILVGELRDLETIRLALTAAETGHLVFGTLHTTSAAKTIDRVIDVFPAAEKDMVRSMLSESLRAVIAQTLLKKLGGGRVAAHEIMTGIPAIRNLIREDKVAQMYSVIQTGMAHGMQTLDQNLKELVNQGMVSYEDAKLKAADPNNF is encoded by the coding sequence ATGGATGTTACTGAATTACTGGCCTTTAGTGTAAAACATAACGCGTCGGATCTACACCTATCTGCAGAATTGCCACCGATGATTCGGGTAGACGGCGAAGTACGTAAAATTAACGTACCGGCATTAGAGCACAAACAAGTTCATAGTCTGATCTACGACATTATGAACGATAAGCAACGTAAAGAGTATGAAGAAAACCTCGAGATTGACTTCTCGTTTGAGGTACCTGGTGTAGCGCGTTTTCGTGTGAACGCCTTCCAACAAAGCCGCGGCGCGGCAGCGGTATTTCGTACCATTCCTTCAGAAGTATTGAGTTTAGAGCAACTAGGTGCACCGGCCATTTTTAGGCAAATCGCTGAACACCCACGTGGTTTAGTGCTAGTAACTGGCCCAACTGGTTCAGGTAAATCAACCACATTGGCGGCGATGATCGATTACATTAATGAGCAGCGCCATGAGCACATCCTTACTATTGAAGACCCGATAGAATTTGTGCACAAAAACAAAAACTGTCTGATTAACCAACGTGAAGTGCACCGCGATACCCACAGCTTTAACAATGCGCTACGTTCAGCGCTTCGTGAAGACCCGGATATTATTCTGGTTGGTGAATTACGTGACTTAGAAACCATTCGTTTAGCACTCACCGCAGCCGAAACCGGTCACTTAGTATTTGGCACCTTGCACACCACCTCAGCAGCTAAAACCATTGACCGTGTGATTGACGTATTCCCAGCAGCAGAAAAAGACATGGTACGTTCCATGTTGTCGGAATCGCTGCGTGCGGTAATTGCTCAAACTCTGCTTAAAAAACTGGGCGGCGGACGAGTGGCTGCTCACGAGATCATGACTGGTATTCCAGCTATTCGTAACTTGATTCGTGAAGACAAAGTGGCGCAAATGTACTCGGTTATTCAAACCGGTATGGCGCACGGCATGCAGACCTTGGATCAAAACTTAAAAGAGTTAGTAAACCAAGGCATGGTGTCTTATGAAGACGCTAAACTTAAAGCTGCAGATCCGAATAACTTCTAG
- a CDS encoding YggS family pyridoxal phosphate-dependent enzyme, translating to MSSITQALQFVNQEIQQALAKAHRPADAVDLLAVSKTKPLSDIASAYQAGQRSFGENYVQEGVDKIIESQQQSWLKEPIEWHFIGPLQSNKTRLVAEHFDWMQTLERAKIADRLAAQRPSNMAPLQVCIQVNISQEPAKSGVLLEDVFALAAHIAKQPALTLRGLMAIPQKLEQGQELATQFAAMQQKFSELQQQYSSVDTLSMGMSGDMQMAINNGSTMVRVGSAIFGQRN from the coding sequence ATGAGCAGTATTACCCAAGCACTTCAATTTGTTAACCAAGAAATTCAGCAAGCGTTAGCTAAAGCACATCGCCCCGCAGATGCTGTTGATTTGTTAGCCGTTAGTAAAACCAAACCCTTGAGTGATATTGCCAGCGCCTATCAGGCGGGCCAGCGCAGCTTTGGTGAAAACTATGTGCAAGAAGGCGTAGATAAAATCATCGAAAGCCAACAGCAAAGCTGGTTAAAAGAGCCCATAGAATGGCACTTTATTGGCCCCTTGCAGTCCAACAAAACTCGCCTTGTGGCGGAGCACTTTGATTGGATGCAAACCCTAGAGCGGGCCAAAATTGCCGATCGCTTAGCAGCGCAGCGTCCTAGCAATATGGCGCCCTTGCAAGTGTGTATTCAAGTCAATATTAGCCAAGAACCGGCTAAATCTGGAGTGTTACTGGAAGATGTCTTTGCATTGGCTGCACACATTGCGAAACAGCCAGCCTTAACCTTGCGCGGTTTAATGGCCATTCCGCAAAAGCTTGAGCAAGGCCAAGAACTGGCAACTCAATTTGCTGCCATGCAACAAAAATTTAGCGAATTACAGCAACAATATTCTAGTGTTGATACTCTTTCCATGGGGATGAGTGGCGACATGCAAATGGCAATCAATAACGGCAGTACCATGGTTAGGGTGGGCAGCGCGATATTTGGCCAACGAAACTAA
- the proC gene encoding pyrroline-5-carboxylate reductase: MTARIAFIGGGNMASSLIGGLLANGANPSNITASDPNTEQQQNLKQQFSVNVTGDNNQAIAQSDVIVLAVKPQLMAVVCQAIADAGNDLSRKLFVSIAAGVSVKRLKGLLGEQVAIVRTMPNTPALVGRGMTGLFAPADVSEEQIASAEQLMQAVGETCWVANEDDINHIIAAAGSAPAYFFLFMEAMQQQAEQLGFSPEQARSLVQQSALGSAELVAANPDLDLATLRANVTSKGGTTAEAIRVFEEQGLRKVVANAMDAAVERGREMESLF; this comes from the coding sequence ATGACAGCTCGAATTGCGTTTATTGGCGGTGGTAACATGGCCAGCAGTTTGATTGGCGGCTTACTCGCTAATGGCGCAAACCCAAGCAACATTACCGCTAGTGATCCTAATACTGAGCAGCAGCAAAATCTTAAGCAGCAATTTTCAGTAAATGTAACTGGTGATAACAATCAAGCCATTGCCCAAAGCGATGTGATTGTATTGGCGGTAAAACCGCAACTTATGGCAGTGGTTTGCCAAGCCATTGCCGATGCAGGCAATGACTTAAGCAGAAAACTGTTTGTCTCTATTGCTGCAGGTGTCAGCGTTAAACGCTTGAAAGGTTTACTGGGCGAGCAGGTTGCCATTGTGCGCACCATGCCTAATACTCCTGCATTGGTTGGCCGCGGTATGACGGGTTTATTTGCTCCAGCAGATGTAAGCGAAGAGCAAATTGCTAGCGCTGAGCAGCTAATGCAAGCAGTAGGTGAAACCTGCTGGGTGGCAAACGAAGATGATATCAACCATATCATTGCAGCAGCAGGCAGTGCCCCCGCTTACTTTTTCCTATTCATGGAAGCTATGCAGCAGCAGGCAGAGCAACTAGGCTTTAGCCCTGAACAAGCGCGAAGCTTGGTTCAACAATCAGCTTTAGGCAGTGCCGAACTGGTTGCCGCTAATCCAGACCTTGATTTAGCGACACTTCGGGCCAATGTTACTTCTAAGGGAGGAACGACTGCCGAGGCGATTCGTGTTTTTGAAGAGCAAGGCTTACGTAAAGTAGTCGCCAATGCCATGGACGCCGCCGTTGAACGCGGACGCGAAATGGAAAGTTTGTTTTAA
- a CDS encoding YggT family protein, which translates to MQALSYLIEVVFNLYLMVVLLRVWLQMARADFYNPLSQFVVKATNPIVVPLRRVIPGFAGVDWAAVFLALVISFAKWAILMQLRGGFDLTAVAILALFSTLKEAGMLLFWVLLLRAILSWVSQGRSPIEYVLGQLTEPLLSPIRRILPSMGGLDLSVLVLFIALNFLNLLIAGWVPFWSSL; encoded by the coding sequence ATGCAAGCGCTTAGTTACTTGATTGAAGTTGTATTCAACCTCTACTTGATGGTGGTTTTACTGCGTGTGTGGCTACAAATGGCGCGCGCCGATTTTTACAACCCGCTTAGCCAATTTGTGGTTAAAGCAACCAACCCCATTGTCGTTCCGCTACGCCGGGTTATCCCAGGATTCGCTGGAGTAGATTGGGCAGCAGTGTTCTTGGCATTAGTCATATCCTTTGCCAAATGGGCTATTTTAATGCAGCTACGTGGCGGTTTTGATTTAACTGCGGTAGCGATTCTCGCCTTGTTTAGCACCCTAAAAGAAGCAGGAATGTTGTTGTTCTGGGTGTTGTTACTGCGCGCTATCCTAAGCTGGGTAAGCCAAGGTCGCAGCCCAATAGAGTATGTATTAGGCCAATTAACTGAACCGCTACTTTCACCGATCCGCCGAATTCTTCCTTCCATGGGAGGATTGGATTTATCTGTATTGGTGCTATTTATTGCGCTTAACTTTCTTAATTTGTTAATCGCTGGTTGGGTGCCATTCTGGAGCTCTTTGTAA